A single Osmerus mordax isolate fOsmMor3 chromosome 7, fOsmMor3.pri, whole genome shotgun sequence DNA region contains:
- the LOC136945641 gene encoding succinate dehydrogenase [ubiquinone] iron-sulfur subunit, mitochondrial-like: MSVVCISVGRKAVAFKNAGAMVMVRLAQTAAASVPQPRIKKFQIYRWDPDTTGDKPRMQTYEIDLNNCGPMVLDALIKIKNEMDPTLTFRRSCREGICGSCAMNINGGNTLACLNKIDSNTSKATKIYPLPHMYVVKDLVPDMSNFYAQYKSIEPYLKKKDESQEGKEQYHQTVEDRQKLDGLYECILCACCSTSCPSYWWNGDKYLGPAVLMQAYRWMIDSRDEFTEERLSKLQDPFSLYRCHTIMNCTKTCPKGLNPGKAIAEIKKMMATYKEKKSATL; the protein is encoded by the exons ATGTCGGTAGTCTGCATCTCTGTTGGAAGAAAAGCAGTTGCGTTTAAGAACGCAGGTGCAATGGTG ATGGTGCGCTTGGCCCAGACAGCTGCTGCCTCTGTTCCTCAGCCCAGGATAAAGAAATTTCAGATCTACCGCTGGGATCCTGACACAACTGGTGATAAACCACGCATGCAGACCTATGAGATCGACCTCAACAA ctgtggaCCTATGGTGCTGGATGCCCTAATTAAAATCAAGAATGAGATGGACCCCACTCTCACTTTCAGGCGTTCCTGCCGAGAAG GTATCTGTGGCTCATGTGCCATGAACATCAATGGAGGCAACACACTGGCTTGCCTGAACAAAATAGACTCCAACACAAGCAAAGCAACCAAAATCTACCCCCTTCCACACATGTATGTCGTCAAAGATCTGGTGCCG GACATGAGTAACTTCTATGCGCAGTACAAATCCATCGAGCCCTACCTGAAGAAGAAGGACGAATCACAGGAGGGCAAGGAACAGTATCACCAAACAGTAGAAGACAGGCAAAAACTG GACGGCCTGTATGAGTGTATTCTATGTGCCTGCTGCAGCACCAGCTGCCCCAGCTACTGGTGGAACGGTGACAAATACCTGGGACCTGCTGTACTCATGCAG GCGTATCGTTGGATGATCGACTCTCGTGATGAGTTCACGGAGGAGCGTCTGTCCAAGCTGCAGGACCCCTTCTCCCTCTACCGCTGTCACACCATTATGAACTGCACTAAGACCTGCcctaag GGACTTAACCCAGGAAAGGCTATTGCAGAGATCAAGAAAATGATGGCGACCTACAAGGAGAAGAAGTCGGCTACCTTGTGA
- the atp13a2 gene encoding cation-transporting ATPase 13A2 isoform X2 — protein MDVQGYRWVRWRVWLCRFGAVLSLGLLLLVFRWRPRLSVRFRCQSCPLAMADILLLKDSFGQQYVVKVLTEEMEEGSMEQARREMEENEWRDNVQLHKEEKVLLRYYLFEGLRYIWMARKGAFCRVSVLNEDWSCGDLHRYQEGLSRLEQSSRRKVYGSNLIDVPVKSYLQLLLEEVLNPFYMFQVFSVTLWMIDHYYYYAICILVISLASISISLYEIRRQSSTLRSMARLISNVTVRRGLGAEEESVSSLELVPGDCLVIPREGLVLPCDAALLTGECLVNESMLTGEGVPVMKTALPPGGGQYNPEAQRRHTLYCGTQLIQAKGAGSGGGGVIAVVTNTGFFTAKGDLISSILYPQPINFHFYKDASKFLLILGIVALMGTIYSSVVLSRTNAKWWERLIRVLDIVTIVVPPALPAAITTGTIYAQRRLKKQGVFCISPPRINICGKVSLFCFDKTGTLTEEGLDVWGVMEGGGAGFSDLVPDPQLLPPGPLLSALACCHSVVLLGGQPLGDPLELKMIESTGWELEEPEGDEKMLEELGGHMVLAVMRPPSQQLQAEAMPLRKTTAIVRRYPFSSSLQRMSVVTVAPGGQTGLAFIKGAPEMVASLCLRESVPAEFSNTLRKFASNGFRVLALGYKILDRETNLKTIEREEVERDMQFLGLLVMKNLVKPESAEVIKTLRQANLRTVMVTGDNILTAVNVAGSCEMVGSDERVIFVHATPHTAESRPTLRFHLGEGGATSSQNSAEVLSQGLYQSGMNYHMAVNGKSFSALCDHFPEYLPKVLMRGTIFARMAPEQKTQLVQELQKLNYRVGMCGDGANDCGALRAADVGVSLSEAEASVASPFTSKSDNISCVPLLIREGRCSLVTSFSLFKYMALYSLIQFSSVLILYTVKTNLGELQFLFVDMFLVTLLAIVMGQGGPSSELHSQRPPARLLAMPVLASLFLHTCLLILGQLGALFITTSQDWFVPLNSTKAGADNLPNMEDTSVFALSGYQYIIMAVVVTKGYPYKKPLYYNVVFFFLILILFALMNWLVLYPPLAIQNILQLYDFRDINFKLLLVAVAALNFFTCFVLEVLIDTGLVGCLRMVRRNRASKKLYKRLDVVLSDSPSWPPLNQSLSSPQCTVIGLS, from the exons ATG GATGTTCAGGGCTACAGGTGGGTGCGCTGGCGTGTCTGGCTGTGCCGCTTCGGGGCTGTGTTGTCGCTCGGCCTGCTGCTGCTTGTGTTTCGATGGCGCCCGCGCTTAAGTGTCCGCTTCCGTTGCCAGTCCTGCCCACTAGCAATGGCAGACATTCTTCTTTTAAAG GACAGTTTTGGCCAACAATATGTGGTGAAAGTTCTcacagaagagatggaggagggcag TATGGAGCAagccaggagagagatggaggagaatgaATGGAGAGATAACGTGCAGTTACACAAAGAAGAG AAAGTGCTGCTGCGATACTACCTGTTTGAGGGTCTACGGTACATCTGGATGGCCAGGAAAGGAGCTTTTTGCCGGGTTAG TGTCCTCAATGAGGACTGGTCGTGCGGTGACCTTCACCGTTACCAGGAGGGACTAAGTCGCCTGGAGCAGAGCTCTAG GCGGAAGGTCTATGGCTCCAACTTAATAGATGTACCTGTGAAGTCTTATCTGCAACTGCTGcttgaggag GTCCTCAACCCATTCTACATGTTCCAAGTGTTCAGTGTAACCCTATGGATGATAGACCATTACTACTACTATGCCATCTGCATACTAGTCATCTCGTTAGCGTCAATCAGTATCTCTCTCTACGAGATCCGCAGG CAAAGCAGCACTCTCCGCAGTATGGCCCGCCTTATAAGCAACGTCACGGTGCGCAGAGGCCTCGGAG cggaggaggagagcgtgAGTTCGCTGGAGCTGGTCCCAGGGGACTGTCTGGTGATCCCTCGGGAGGGACTGGTGCTGCCCTGTGATGCCGCCCTGCTGACAGGAGAGTGCCTGGTCAACGAGAGCATGCTTACAG GTGAGGGCGTTCCTGTGATGAAGACTGCGCTGCCACCTGGAGGGGGGCAGTACAACCCAGAGGCCCAGCGGAGACACACCCTCTACTGCGGCACGCAGCTCATCCAGGCCAAGGGGGCGGGGTCAGGCGGGGGAGGGGTCATCGCTGTCGTTACAAACACAG GGTTCTTCACAGCGAAGGGTGACCTAATAAGCTCCATCCTCTACCCCCAGCCAATCAACTTTCACTTCTACAAAGATGCCTCCAAGTTCTTGCTCATCCTGGGGATTGTGG CACTGATGGGCACAATATACAGCTCTGTGGTCCTTAGCAGAACCAAT GCTAAGTGGTGGGAGCGTCTGATCCGAGTCTTGGATATCGTGACCATAGTTGTTCCCCCCGCCCTGCCTGCCGCCATCACCACGGGAACCATCTATGCCCAGAGGCGGCTGAAGAAACAGGGGGTGTTCTGCATCAGCCCCCCACGCATCAACATTTGCGGGAAGGTCTCCCTCTTCTGCTTCGACAAG ACTGGCACCCTGACGGAGGAGGGTCTGGACGtgtggggggtgatggagggcgGAGGGGCCGGGTTCTCTGACCTGGTTCCAGACCCCCAGCTCCTTCCCCCGGGGCCCTTACTGTCTGCCCTGGCCTGCTGCCACAGTGTGGTTCTGCTTGGGGGCCAGCCCCTGGGAGACCCTTTGGAGCTCAAGATGATTGAGTCGACTGGATGG GAGTTGGAGGAGCCAGAAGGAGATGAGAAGATGTTGGAGGAGTTGGGAGGTCACATGGTGTTGGCGGTGATGAGACCGCCTTCCCAGCAACTCCAGGCTGAAGCCATG CCCCTCCGCAAGACCACCGCTATTGTGCGGCGCTACCCGTTTTCATCCTCCCTCCAGAGGATGAGTGTGGTGACGGTGGCCCCAGGGGGACAAACTGGGCTGGCCTTCATCAAAGGAGCACCTGAGATGGTGGCCAGTCTGTGCCTGAGAGAAAGTG tgccCGCAGAGTTTTCAAACACGCTGCGTAAGTTTGCCAGCAATGGCTTCAGGGTGCTCGCCCTCGGATATAAAATCCTAGATCGGGAGACTAATCTGAAGACTATTGAACG agaggaggtagagagagacatgcagttCCTGGGTTTACTGGTGATGAAAAACCTGGTGAAGCCCGAGAGTGCAGAGGTCATCAAAACTCTGAGACAAGCGAACCTTCGCACTGTCATGGTCACAG GTGACAACATTCTGACAGCGGTGAACGTGGCGGGGAGCTGTGAGATGGTGGGCTCAGACGAGAGGGTCATCTTCGTCCACGCCACCCCCCACACCGCCGAGTCAAGACCCACTCTACGATTCCAtcttggagagggaggggccacTTCTAGCCAGAACTCAGCAGAAGTCTTATCACAG GGCTTGTACCAGAGTGGCATGAACTATCACATGGCCGTCAATGGCAAGTCTTTCTCTGCCCTGTGTGACCATTTCCCTGAATACTTGCCAAAG GTGTTGATGAGGGGCACAATCTTTGCCCGGATGGCCCCTGAACAGAAAACACAGCTGGTGCAAGAGCTGCAGAAACTAAA CTACCGCGTGGGCATGTGCGGAGATGGAGCCAATGACTGCGGGGCTCTGAGGGCGGCGGACGTGGGCGTGTCTCTGTCTGAGGCGGAGGCATCCGTGGCCTCGCCCTTCACCTCCAAGTCTGACAACATCAGCTGTGTGCCACTGCTCATCAG ggagggcaggtgCTCTCTGGTGACTTCCTTCAGTCTCTTCAAATACATGGCCTTGTACAGTCTGATTCAGTTCAGTTCTGTGCTTATCCTCTACACT GTGAAAACCAACCTGGGCGAGTTGCAGTTCCTTTTTGTCGACATGTTCCTGGTGACTCTGCTCGCGATCGTGATGGGTCAGGGCGGGCCCAGCTCTGAGCTGCATTCCCAGAGGCCCCCAGCTCGCCTGCTAGCAATGCCTGTCCTGGCGAGCCTGTTTCTGCACACCTGTCTGCTCATCCTGGGTCAGCTGGGGGCTCTGTTCATCACCACTTCCCAGGACTG GTTTGTTCCTCTCAATTCAACAAAAGCAGGGGCAGATAATTTACCCAACATGGAGGATACAAGTGTGTTTGCCTTGTCAGGCTACCAGTACATCATCATGGCTGTGGTGGTGACCAAAGGCTACCCATACAAGAAACCTTTGTATTACAATG tggTCTTCTTCTTTCTAATCCTCATTTTGTTCGCCCTGATGAACTGGCTAGTCTTGTACCCCCCTCTGGCTATTCAAAATATACTTCAGCTGTATGATTTCCGGGACATAAATTTCAAACTTCTACTGGTTGCCGTGGCTGCACTTAACTTCTTCACCTGCTTCGTCCTGGAG GTGCTGATAGACACAGGGCTGGTCGGATGTCTGCGCATGGTCAGAAGGAACCGCGCGTCCAAAAAACTGTATAAACGTCTGGACGTTGTGCTTTCAGACTCTCCGTCCTGGCCCCCACTGAACCAATCTCTATCCTCACCCCAGTGCACAGTGATTGGCCTGAGCTAG
- the atp13a2 gene encoding cation-transporting ATPase 13A2 isoform X1, translating into MDINGFVEEPRSGLPTPCPRDPHHRPESHMDVQGYRWVRWRVWLCRFGAVLSLGLLLLVFRWRPRLSVRFRCQSCPLAMADILLLKDSFGQQYVVKVLTEEMEEGSMEQARREMEENEWRDNVQLHKEEKVLLRYYLFEGLRYIWMARKGAFCRVSVLNEDWSCGDLHRYQEGLSRLEQSSRRKVYGSNLIDVPVKSYLQLLLEEVLNPFYMFQVFSVTLWMIDHYYYYAICILVISLASISISLYEIRRQSSTLRSMARLISNVTVRRGLGAEEESVSSLELVPGDCLVIPREGLVLPCDAALLTGECLVNESMLTGEGVPVMKTALPPGGGQYNPEAQRRHTLYCGTQLIQAKGAGSGGGGVIAVVTNTGFFTAKGDLISSILYPQPINFHFYKDASKFLLILGIVALMGTIYSSVVLSRTNAKWWERLIRVLDIVTIVVPPALPAAITTGTIYAQRRLKKQGVFCISPPRINICGKVSLFCFDKTGTLTEEGLDVWGVMEGGGAGFSDLVPDPQLLPPGPLLSALACCHSVVLLGGQPLGDPLELKMIESTGWELEEPEGDEKMLEELGGHMVLAVMRPPSQQLQAEAMPLRKTTAIVRRYPFSSSLQRMSVVTVAPGGQTGLAFIKGAPEMVASLCLRESVPAEFSNTLRKFASNGFRVLALGYKILDRETNLKTIEREEVERDMQFLGLLVMKNLVKPESAEVIKTLRQANLRTVMVTGDNILTAVNVAGSCEMVGSDERVIFVHATPHTAESRPTLRFHLGEGGATSSQNSAEVLSQGLYQSGMNYHMAVNGKSFSALCDHFPEYLPKVLMRGTIFARMAPEQKTQLVQELQKLNYRVGMCGDGANDCGALRAADVGVSLSEAEASVASPFTSKSDNISCVPLLIREGRCSLVTSFSLFKYMALYSLIQFSSVLILYTVKTNLGELQFLFVDMFLVTLLAIVMGQGGPSSELHSQRPPARLLAMPVLASLFLHTCLLILGQLGALFITTSQDWFVPLNSTKAGADNLPNMEDTSVFALSGYQYIIMAVVVTKGYPYKKPLYYNVVFFFLILILFALMNWLVLYPPLAIQNILQLYDFRDINFKLLLVAVAALNFFTCFVLEVLIDTGLVGCLRMVRRNRASKKLYKRLDVVLSDSPSWPPLNQSLSSPQCTVIGLS; encoded by the exons ATGGACATAAATG GTTTTGTGGAGGAGCCTCGGAGCGGGCTTCCCACTCCGTGTCCTAGAGACCCACACCACCGCCCCGAGTCACACATG GATGTTCAGGGCTACAGGTGGGTGCGCTGGCGTGTCTGGCTGTGCCGCTTCGGGGCTGTGTTGTCGCTCGGCCTGCTGCTGCTTGTGTTTCGATGGCGCCCGCGCTTAAGTGTCCGCTTCCGTTGCCAGTCCTGCCCACTAGCAATGGCAGACATTCTTCTTTTAAAG GACAGTTTTGGCCAACAATATGTGGTGAAAGTTCTcacagaagagatggaggagggcag TATGGAGCAagccaggagagagatggaggagaatgaATGGAGAGATAACGTGCAGTTACACAAAGAAGAG AAAGTGCTGCTGCGATACTACCTGTTTGAGGGTCTACGGTACATCTGGATGGCCAGGAAAGGAGCTTTTTGCCGGGTTAG TGTCCTCAATGAGGACTGGTCGTGCGGTGACCTTCACCGTTACCAGGAGGGACTAAGTCGCCTGGAGCAGAGCTCTAG GCGGAAGGTCTATGGCTCCAACTTAATAGATGTACCTGTGAAGTCTTATCTGCAACTGCTGcttgaggag GTCCTCAACCCATTCTACATGTTCCAAGTGTTCAGTGTAACCCTATGGATGATAGACCATTACTACTACTATGCCATCTGCATACTAGTCATCTCGTTAGCGTCAATCAGTATCTCTCTCTACGAGATCCGCAGG CAAAGCAGCACTCTCCGCAGTATGGCCCGCCTTATAAGCAACGTCACGGTGCGCAGAGGCCTCGGAG cggaggaggagagcgtgAGTTCGCTGGAGCTGGTCCCAGGGGACTGTCTGGTGATCCCTCGGGAGGGACTGGTGCTGCCCTGTGATGCCGCCCTGCTGACAGGAGAGTGCCTGGTCAACGAGAGCATGCTTACAG GTGAGGGCGTTCCTGTGATGAAGACTGCGCTGCCACCTGGAGGGGGGCAGTACAACCCAGAGGCCCAGCGGAGACACACCCTCTACTGCGGCACGCAGCTCATCCAGGCCAAGGGGGCGGGGTCAGGCGGGGGAGGGGTCATCGCTGTCGTTACAAACACAG GGTTCTTCACAGCGAAGGGTGACCTAATAAGCTCCATCCTCTACCCCCAGCCAATCAACTTTCACTTCTACAAAGATGCCTCCAAGTTCTTGCTCATCCTGGGGATTGTGG CACTGATGGGCACAATATACAGCTCTGTGGTCCTTAGCAGAACCAAT GCTAAGTGGTGGGAGCGTCTGATCCGAGTCTTGGATATCGTGACCATAGTTGTTCCCCCCGCCCTGCCTGCCGCCATCACCACGGGAACCATCTATGCCCAGAGGCGGCTGAAGAAACAGGGGGTGTTCTGCATCAGCCCCCCACGCATCAACATTTGCGGGAAGGTCTCCCTCTTCTGCTTCGACAAG ACTGGCACCCTGACGGAGGAGGGTCTGGACGtgtggggggtgatggagggcgGAGGGGCCGGGTTCTCTGACCTGGTTCCAGACCCCCAGCTCCTTCCCCCGGGGCCCTTACTGTCTGCCCTGGCCTGCTGCCACAGTGTGGTTCTGCTTGGGGGCCAGCCCCTGGGAGACCCTTTGGAGCTCAAGATGATTGAGTCGACTGGATGG GAGTTGGAGGAGCCAGAAGGAGATGAGAAGATGTTGGAGGAGTTGGGAGGTCACATGGTGTTGGCGGTGATGAGACCGCCTTCCCAGCAACTCCAGGCTGAAGCCATG CCCCTCCGCAAGACCACCGCTATTGTGCGGCGCTACCCGTTTTCATCCTCCCTCCAGAGGATGAGTGTGGTGACGGTGGCCCCAGGGGGACAAACTGGGCTGGCCTTCATCAAAGGAGCACCTGAGATGGTGGCCAGTCTGTGCCTGAGAGAAAGTG tgccCGCAGAGTTTTCAAACACGCTGCGTAAGTTTGCCAGCAATGGCTTCAGGGTGCTCGCCCTCGGATATAAAATCCTAGATCGGGAGACTAATCTGAAGACTATTGAACG agaggaggtagagagagacatgcagttCCTGGGTTTACTGGTGATGAAAAACCTGGTGAAGCCCGAGAGTGCAGAGGTCATCAAAACTCTGAGACAAGCGAACCTTCGCACTGTCATGGTCACAG GTGACAACATTCTGACAGCGGTGAACGTGGCGGGGAGCTGTGAGATGGTGGGCTCAGACGAGAGGGTCATCTTCGTCCACGCCACCCCCCACACCGCCGAGTCAAGACCCACTCTACGATTCCAtcttggagagggaggggccacTTCTAGCCAGAACTCAGCAGAAGTCTTATCACAG GGCTTGTACCAGAGTGGCATGAACTATCACATGGCCGTCAATGGCAAGTCTTTCTCTGCCCTGTGTGACCATTTCCCTGAATACTTGCCAAAG GTGTTGATGAGGGGCACAATCTTTGCCCGGATGGCCCCTGAACAGAAAACACAGCTGGTGCAAGAGCTGCAGAAACTAAA CTACCGCGTGGGCATGTGCGGAGATGGAGCCAATGACTGCGGGGCTCTGAGGGCGGCGGACGTGGGCGTGTCTCTGTCTGAGGCGGAGGCATCCGTGGCCTCGCCCTTCACCTCCAAGTCTGACAACATCAGCTGTGTGCCACTGCTCATCAG ggagggcaggtgCTCTCTGGTGACTTCCTTCAGTCTCTTCAAATACATGGCCTTGTACAGTCTGATTCAGTTCAGTTCTGTGCTTATCCTCTACACT GTGAAAACCAACCTGGGCGAGTTGCAGTTCCTTTTTGTCGACATGTTCCTGGTGACTCTGCTCGCGATCGTGATGGGTCAGGGCGGGCCCAGCTCTGAGCTGCATTCCCAGAGGCCCCCAGCTCGCCTGCTAGCAATGCCTGTCCTGGCGAGCCTGTTTCTGCACACCTGTCTGCTCATCCTGGGTCAGCTGGGGGCTCTGTTCATCACCACTTCCCAGGACTG GTTTGTTCCTCTCAATTCAACAAAAGCAGGGGCAGATAATTTACCCAACATGGAGGATACAAGTGTGTTTGCCTTGTCAGGCTACCAGTACATCATCATGGCTGTGGTGGTGACCAAAGGCTACCCATACAAGAAACCTTTGTATTACAATG tggTCTTCTTCTTTCTAATCCTCATTTTGTTCGCCCTGATGAACTGGCTAGTCTTGTACCCCCCTCTGGCTATTCAAAATATACTTCAGCTGTATGATTTCCGGGACATAAATTTCAAACTTCTACTGGTTGCCGTGGCTGCACTTAACTTCTTCACCTGCTTCGTCCTGGAG GTGCTGATAGACACAGGGCTGGTCGGATGTCTGCGCATGGTCAGAAGGAACCGCGCGTCCAAAAAACTGTATAAACGTCTGGACGTTGTGCTTTCAGACTCTCCGTCCTGGCCCCCACTGAACCAATCTCTATCCTCACCCCAGTGCACAGTGATTGGCCTGAGCTAG
- the atp13a2 gene encoding cation-transporting ATPase 13A2 isoform X3 — MDINGFVEEPRSGLPTPCPRDPHHRPESHMDVQGYRWVRWRVWLCRFGAVLSLGLLLLVFRWRPRLSVRFRCQSCPLAMADILLLKDSFGQQYVVKVLTEEMEEGSMEQARREMEENEWRDNVQLHKEEKVLLRYYLFEGLRYIWMARKGAFCRVSVLNEDWSCGDLHRYQEGLSRLEQSSRRKVYGSNLIDVPVKSYLQLLLEEVLNPFYMFQVFSVTLWMIDHYYYYAICILVISLASISISLYEIRRQSSTLRSMARLISNVTVRRGLGAEEESVSSLELVPGDCLVIPREGLVLPCDAALLTGECLVNESMLTGEGVPVMKTALPPGGGQYNPEAQRRHTLYCGTQLIQAKGAGSGGGGVIAVVTNTGFFTAKGDLISSILYPQPINFHFYKDASKFLLILGIVALMGTIYSSVVLSRTNAKWWERLIRVLDIVTIVVPPALPAAITTGTIYAQRRLKKQGVFCISPPRINICGKVSLFCFDKTGTLTEEGLDVWGVMEGGGAGFSDLVPDPQLLPPGPLLSALACCHSVVLLGGQPLGDPLELKMIESTGWELEEPEGDEKMLEELGGHMVLAVMRPPSQQLQAEAMPLRKTTAIVRRYPFSSSLQRMSVVTVAPGGQTGLAFIKGAPEMVASLCLRESVPAEFSNTLRKFASNGFRVLALGYKILDRETNLKTIEREEVERDMQFLGLLVMKNLVKPESAEVIKTLRQANLRTVMVTGDNILTAVNVAGSCEMVGSDERVIFVHATPHTAESRPTLRFHLGEGGATSSQNSAEVLSQGLYQSGMNYHMAVNGKSFSALCDHFPEYLPKVLMRGTIFARMAPEQKTQLVQELQKLNYRVGMCGDGANDCGALRAADVGVSLSEAEASVASPFTSKSDNISCVPLLIREGRCSLVTSFSLFKYMALYSLIQFSSVLILYTVKTNLGELQFLFVDMFLVTLLAIVMGQGGPSSELHSQRPPARLLAMPVLASLFLHTCLLILGQLGALFITTSQDWFVPLNSTKAGADNLPNMEDTSVFALSGYQYIIMAVVVTKGYPYKKPLYYNENLDKGTTC, encoded by the exons ATGGACATAAATG GTTTTGTGGAGGAGCCTCGGAGCGGGCTTCCCACTCCGTGTCCTAGAGACCCACACCACCGCCCCGAGTCACACATG GATGTTCAGGGCTACAGGTGGGTGCGCTGGCGTGTCTGGCTGTGCCGCTTCGGGGCTGTGTTGTCGCTCGGCCTGCTGCTGCTTGTGTTTCGATGGCGCCCGCGCTTAAGTGTCCGCTTCCGTTGCCAGTCCTGCCCACTAGCAATGGCAGACATTCTTCTTTTAAAG GACAGTTTTGGCCAACAATATGTGGTGAAAGTTCTcacagaagagatggaggagggcag TATGGAGCAagccaggagagagatggaggagaatgaATGGAGAGATAACGTGCAGTTACACAAAGAAGAG AAAGTGCTGCTGCGATACTACCTGTTTGAGGGTCTACGGTACATCTGGATGGCCAGGAAAGGAGCTTTTTGCCGGGTTAG TGTCCTCAATGAGGACTGGTCGTGCGGTGACCTTCACCGTTACCAGGAGGGACTAAGTCGCCTGGAGCAGAGCTCTAG GCGGAAGGTCTATGGCTCCAACTTAATAGATGTACCTGTGAAGTCTTATCTGCAACTGCTGcttgaggag GTCCTCAACCCATTCTACATGTTCCAAGTGTTCAGTGTAACCCTATGGATGATAGACCATTACTACTACTATGCCATCTGCATACTAGTCATCTCGTTAGCGTCAATCAGTATCTCTCTCTACGAGATCCGCAGG CAAAGCAGCACTCTCCGCAGTATGGCCCGCCTTATAAGCAACGTCACGGTGCGCAGAGGCCTCGGAG cggaggaggagagcgtgAGTTCGCTGGAGCTGGTCCCAGGGGACTGTCTGGTGATCCCTCGGGAGGGACTGGTGCTGCCCTGTGATGCCGCCCTGCTGACAGGAGAGTGCCTGGTCAACGAGAGCATGCTTACAG GTGAGGGCGTTCCTGTGATGAAGACTGCGCTGCCACCTGGAGGGGGGCAGTACAACCCAGAGGCCCAGCGGAGACACACCCTCTACTGCGGCACGCAGCTCATCCAGGCCAAGGGGGCGGGGTCAGGCGGGGGAGGGGTCATCGCTGTCGTTACAAACACAG GGTTCTTCACAGCGAAGGGTGACCTAATAAGCTCCATCCTCTACCCCCAGCCAATCAACTTTCACTTCTACAAAGATGCCTCCAAGTTCTTGCTCATCCTGGGGATTGTGG CACTGATGGGCACAATATACAGCTCTGTGGTCCTTAGCAGAACCAAT GCTAAGTGGTGGGAGCGTCTGATCCGAGTCTTGGATATCGTGACCATAGTTGTTCCCCCCGCCCTGCCTGCCGCCATCACCACGGGAACCATCTATGCCCAGAGGCGGCTGAAGAAACAGGGGGTGTTCTGCATCAGCCCCCCACGCATCAACATTTGCGGGAAGGTCTCCCTCTTCTGCTTCGACAAG ACTGGCACCCTGACGGAGGAGGGTCTGGACGtgtggggggtgatggagggcgGAGGGGCCGGGTTCTCTGACCTGGTTCCAGACCCCCAGCTCCTTCCCCCGGGGCCCTTACTGTCTGCCCTGGCCTGCTGCCACAGTGTGGTTCTGCTTGGGGGCCAGCCCCTGGGAGACCCTTTGGAGCTCAAGATGATTGAGTCGACTGGATGG GAGTTGGAGGAGCCAGAAGGAGATGAGAAGATGTTGGAGGAGTTGGGAGGTCACATGGTGTTGGCGGTGATGAGACCGCCTTCCCAGCAACTCCAGGCTGAAGCCATG CCCCTCCGCAAGACCACCGCTATTGTGCGGCGCTACCCGTTTTCATCCTCCCTCCAGAGGATGAGTGTGGTGACGGTGGCCCCAGGGGGACAAACTGGGCTGGCCTTCATCAAAGGAGCACCTGAGATGGTGGCCAGTCTGTGCCTGAGAGAAAGTG tgccCGCAGAGTTTTCAAACACGCTGCGTAAGTTTGCCAGCAATGGCTTCAGGGTGCTCGCCCTCGGATATAAAATCCTAGATCGGGAGACTAATCTGAAGACTATTGAACG agaggaggtagagagagacatgcagttCCTGGGTTTACTGGTGATGAAAAACCTGGTGAAGCCCGAGAGTGCAGAGGTCATCAAAACTCTGAGACAAGCGAACCTTCGCACTGTCATGGTCACAG GTGACAACATTCTGACAGCGGTGAACGTGGCGGGGAGCTGTGAGATGGTGGGCTCAGACGAGAGGGTCATCTTCGTCCACGCCACCCCCCACACCGCCGAGTCAAGACCCACTCTACGATTCCAtcttggagagggaggggccacTTCTAGCCAGAACTCAGCAGAAGTCTTATCACAG GGCTTGTACCAGAGTGGCATGAACTATCACATGGCCGTCAATGGCAAGTCTTTCTCTGCCCTGTGTGACCATTTCCCTGAATACTTGCCAAAG GTGTTGATGAGGGGCACAATCTTTGCCCGGATGGCCCCTGAACAGAAAACACAGCTGGTGCAAGAGCTGCAGAAACTAAA CTACCGCGTGGGCATGTGCGGAGATGGAGCCAATGACTGCGGGGCTCTGAGGGCGGCGGACGTGGGCGTGTCTCTGTCTGAGGCGGAGGCATCCGTGGCCTCGCCCTTCACCTCCAAGTCTGACAACATCAGCTGTGTGCCACTGCTCATCAG ggagggcaggtgCTCTCTGGTGACTTCCTTCAGTCTCTTCAAATACATGGCCTTGTACAGTCTGATTCAGTTCAGTTCTGTGCTTATCCTCTACACT GTGAAAACCAACCTGGGCGAGTTGCAGTTCCTTTTTGTCGACATGTTCCTGGTGACTCTGCTCGCGATCGTGATGGGTCAGGGCGGGCCCAGCTCTGAGCTGCATTCCCAGAGGCCCCCAGCTCGCCTGCTAGCAATGCCTGTCCTGGCGAGCCTGTTTCTGCACACCTGTCTGCTCATCCTGGGTCAGCTGGGGGCTCTGTTCATCACCACTTCCCAGGACTG GTTTGTTCCTCTCAATTCAACAAAAGCAGGGGCAGATAATTTACCCAACATGGAGGATACAAGTGTGTTTGCCTTGTCAGGCTACCAGTACATCATCATGGCTGTGGTGGTGACCAAAGGCTACCCATACAAGAAACCTTTGTATTACAATG AGAATCTGGATAAAGGTACAACCTGCTGA